Genomic window (Luteibacter yeojuensis):
TCGTGCGCTTGTGGTTGACGATTGCGCAGACCTTCGAAAGCTGTTCTGCCTCATGCTCGACGAACTCGGATTCGACGCGATCGAAGCGGCAAACGCTCACGTCGCCCTGGCCATTCTCGACACCGCCGGTCCTTTCGATCTGCTGCTGACCGACGTCACCATGCCCGGTTCCATCGATGGGTCGCTGCTCGCCTCGATGGCGATGCGGCGGTACCCGGGAATGGCGATCGTCGTTACCACCGCATTGCCAGGAGAATCGCTCGAGGCGCTGCCCGAAGAGATCGCCCTGTTACCGAAGCCGTTCTACCTCACGGAGCTGGCCTCGTACATCGAGCGCGCCAGAGGTCGCTCGTCCGGCGCTCCGCCGCGATAGCGAAAGCAACCGTCCCACCCGAGACCGGGGCCGGGAAACCTTCCAGGCATCGGCCCGTTCCGTGCGACGCGTGTCAAGCCGACCATGAAAAAATAAAGCCCCGTAACGACGGGGCTATATTTCTTTCGTCACTCTGGAGCGGGCGTCGCTCAGAACGGGATATCGTCATCGTCGAAGCCCTCGTTGGCCGGCGGAGCCGAACGCTGCGGCGCGTTGCCGCCGCGCGGCTGGCCGTAGTCGTCGCCGCCGCGCGAACCGCCGGCGTAGCCGCTGCGCTGCTGGCCGCCACCGCCGCTCCAGTTGCCGCCACCGGCGCCCTGGCCACCGCGCGACTGCTGCGGGCGGCCTCCGCCCTGGCCGCCGGCGAAACCGCCGCCTTCACCGCCACCCTGGCCCTGGCCGCCGAGCATCTGCATCTCGTTGGCGATGATGTCGGTCGAATAGCGCTCGATGCCGTCCTTGTCGGTGTACTTGTCCGTGCGCAGGGAACCCTCGATGTAGACCTGGCGGCCCTTCTTCAGGTATTCGCCCGCGATCTCGGCGAGCTTGCCGAACAGCTTCACGCGGTGCCATTCGGTGCGTTCCTGCTTCTCGCCGCTCTGCTTGTCGGTCCAGGCTTCGGACGTGGCGATGCGCAAGGAAGTGATCGCCGTACCGCCGCCGGTGTAACGGGTTTCCGGATCCGCGCCGAGGTTGCCGACGATGATGACCTTGTTGATGCCGCGTGCCATGGATTTACCTCGTATGCGTGTACCCGCCCATCATAGCGGGCCGGCGCGGGATGCGCGGGCGGGTCGGACCGGCTAGTTTCGTCGATGGTCGCGCGAAGGGCAAACCGGTACGCAGGGGAGCCATCTGATGCGCCCCGTAGGCCCACCACCCTCATTCCCAGCGGATATGGATCCAGGCCGTCGCCCCCGCAGTGCCCGGACGCAACGCGCCGACACGTACGAAGCGGGCTTCGAAGCCCAGTTCCGGACGATTGCCCTGCCAGGTGAAATCCACGGCGGTCATGCCGTCCGGCGGCAGGGCCTGCCCGCCTGCGGAGCGCATTTCGATGGCGACGCCCCGCGCCTCGCCCACCGCTTCGAGGTAACGGGAGTCGTCCGGGTAGGGTGTGCCGCGCAGGGTGGCGGATGCCCTGGTCGCGCCGATGCAATCCATTCCGCCGAAGCGGGCGCCCCGCCACCGGCTG
Coding sequences:
- a CDS encoding response regulator, yielding MTIAGKETAAGSAKDRALVVDDCADLRKLFCLMLDELGFDAIEAANAHVALAILDTAGPFDLLLTDVTMPGSIDGSLLASMAMRRYPGMAIVVTTALPGESLEALPEEIALLPKPFYLTELASYIERARGRSSGAPPR
- the ssb gene encoding single-stranded DNA-binding protein, with product MARGINKVIIVGNLGADPETRYTGGGTAITSLRIATSEAWTDKQSGEKQERTEWHRVKLFGKLAEIAGEYLKKGRQVYIEGSLRTDKYTDKDGIERYSTDIIANEMQMLGGQGQGGGEGGGFAGGQGGGRPQQSRGGQGAGGGNWSGGGGQQRSGYAGGSRGGDDYGQPRGGNAPQRSAPPANEGFDDDDIPF
- a CDS encoding fimbrial protein — protein: MNRFKGLAVAVLGVACLDVHADDRLEFQVRGAIAPSCALVADRIRIDLGSVTAGELAAVGSASRWRGARFGGMDCIGATRASATLRGTPYPDDSRYLEAVGEARGVAIEMRSAGGQALPPDGMTAVDFTWQGNRPELGFEARFVRVGALRPGTAGATAWIHIRWE